The Leadbetterella byssophila DSM 17132 DNA window TGATGCCACATATAGAAGAAGTGTTGACGATGGAACCACCCGTTTTTTTCATTGCTTCCGCAGCGTATTGAATACCCCAAAATGTTCCCTTTTGGTTCACACTAATCTGCCTTTCGAGCGTTTCTTCTGTTACCTCTTCGATTGATCCGGGCAGATAAATGCCAGCATTATTAACCAGTCCATCTATTCTTCCAAATAGCTTGATTGTTTGCTCAAGCACGTTTTTCCAATCAGAAGGTTTAGTTACATCGTGATGGAAGTAGACCGCCTTTTTGCCAAATGGTTTTATCGCTTCCTGTCCTTTACTATCGTCAAGATCGGTGAATACAACATTAGCTCCCGAAAGTGCTAGCAATTCTGCTTCAGCACGGCCTATGCCATTAGCGGCACCTGTTACAATAACAGTTTTACCTTCTACTGTTTTAGCGGTAAATTTTTCCGCAATATTTTCTGTGTTCATTTTTATTTATTTTTTAGGTGAATAAAATCTTCCATATTCCATAGCTTAATAAGCTTCCTGTTTTTACGAACGATCAGACCAAAGGTCAACTTCGCCAAGACGGTCAGCACCTTGTGTAGCTAACATCCATCCGGGATATTCAGCCGGCAGTTCACTTACCGCGTCCAGCTGTTTGATCTCTTCATCTGTTAGCTTTAGTTTAGTTGCTGCGATGTTATCTTGCAGTTGTTCTTCACGTTTTGCACCAACAATCACAGAAGTTACTACTGGTTTTGAAAGCAGCCAGGCCAATGCTACACGTGCCGCACTACAGTTGTATTTTTCGGCAATAGGGAAAATTACATCAAGAATGTTCCATGTACGTTCTTTATCTACAATTGGAAAATCGAATGTAGTACGTCTTGATCCTTCCGGCTTTTGGTTTTCCCTGCTGAATTTTCCCGACAACAACCCTCCGGCTAAGGGACTCCATACTAACAGCCCTAGTTTCTCATTTTCCAGCAGGGGAACAATTTCTCTTTCAAGATCTCTTCCTGCAATGGAGTAATAAGCCTGTAATGATTCAAACCTAACGGTATTCTTTAATGCCGAAGTACCTAATGATTGTGCTAATTTCCAGGCTTGCCAATTGGAGCAGCCGATGTAACGTACTTTACCCTGTGTGACCAAATCATCCAGCGTACGCAATATCTCATCCGTAGGTGTGAGCACATCGTTCGCGTGAATTTGGTAAAGGTCAATATAATCTGTTTGCAGATTTTTAAGGCTTGATTCGATGGCATCCATTATATGCTTGCGCGACGCGCCAACGTCGTTGCGACCTGGCCCTATACGGCTGTAAAATTTTGTAGCCAGCACCACATCTTTTCGAAGGATACCAAGATCTTTAAACGCCTGACCAAGTGTTTTCTCACTTTCGCCGGATGAATATACATCGGCTGTGTCGAAGAAATTGATGCCCGCCTCTAAAGCTGCTTTTATAAGGTTGTTTGCGTCCGCTTGTCCAACATCACCTATATGCGAATAGACACCAGAACCTGAACCCATCGTCATTGTTCCCAGACAAAGTTGGGAAACCAATAATCCCGTATTACCTAATGCTTTGTATTCCATAATTTTTGATTTTATAAATGAATAAATAAGGTTACTTTATGATAAAAATGGTTTATGCGGTTACTTCTTCTGTAGTTTTGATCCATCCCTTGGCATAATGAACAATCGCCATCAGCTTTTCGGGAATTTTCTTATCAGCCGCACGTTCTGTATCCAGAATCATTGTTATTTGATCCTCTTTTCCTTCATTGGCCCATTGTGCCCATTTTGGGTTGACTACTATACTTCTTCCGATGGCTACCAGATCCAGTCCCAGGCTTAAGGCTTGATCGGCTTCGGTGGGTGTGGTTACCTGTCCTGCTGCAATTACGGGTACACGCTTATTAACATAGGAAGTCAATACTTCGGTGATGGTTTTACTGGTATCACTGTCCAATGGTTTTTGTGTCAAAACCTGGAATAATGAGAAATGGAGATAATCTACCTGTTCCTGGATCAATCTATCTACCAAAGCCAAACTATCGGGTAACCTTAAACCTTCTTTAGGCAATTCTTCTGGAGAAATCCGGAAGCCCAATGCAAATGGACGATTAGCATACTTGGCAATAACACGTCTCACCTCACGAACCACCTCAGTAGAAAAACGTAGACGGTTATCAATTGAACCACCCCATTGATCGGTACGCTGGTTGAACATCGGAGATAAAAAGTTTTGATTCAGGAAACCATGGGCACCATGTATTTCAATACCATCAAATCCTGCTGCTATCGCTCTGCGGGCAGTAGCACCGAAAGCTTTGATAATATCCCAGATCTCATTTTCTTTTAAAGCTCTGGGAGTCAAAAGATCAGCAGGAGTAAAAGGGGTTACCTCCGATTTTATGGCACTGGCACTTACAACATCCCGGCTAGGGATCAAGTCTGTGACTGCTTTGTTTCCTGCATGAAAAACTTGCAGTATAGCGGGAGCGCCGCCACTTTTTGCTACATCGGCTAATTTTTTCAGACTAGGGATAAAGCTATCATCATATCCGGCAAATTCATGGGTAAAACCAATCCCTTCCGGGGTTACATGCGTACAGCCGGTGATAACCAATCCTACACCTTTTACACGTGCTTTATACCATTCGACTTCTTCATCCGCAATGGTGAAATCATCGTTTCCTGCCCATGTAGTCATAGGGGCCATTGTAATCCTGTTCTTGATTTGTATTCCTTTTGTCAATTGAAAAGGCTCAAGTAATTTTTTGTACTGTTTCATTTTCTTATTGTTTGATACAAAGGTAGATACCACTTCAGAGGTAACGGATGCGCAGATGAAACCAAAAAATGCAAATTTCAAACACCCCATCAGATACTAAAATCTCTTCTACTATTGTACTTGAAAATAATTTAGATAGCCTACAAGAAAAAAGAAGAGACCGTCTCATAATTGAGAACAGTCTCTTCTTTTATTATTCAATTAATGAATTTAATCGCTATGTATCAAAGCTTGAGAAACGAGACGCCGTAATTGCTAGAACGCCTTTCATTGATGAAATGAAAAACGCTTTAGTCCTGAAAAATTTTCCATTTTGTCATTCTGTCCTGGAGATTGATAGTTTTACCTTCTACTGAGAATATTCCGTTGCCGTGATGATGAAAAGGTTTTATTTTATCTTTGTCAGCGTTTTTCCAGGCAGCTACTGCTTCCAGTACAAAAAGATTATATCGGTCAACGAGTTCGGTATTGACCACCTTGCATTCAATATTAAACAGGCAATCCTCGATCATGGGAGCCTGGACAATACTTGCAGGTGTAACGGTTAAGTTAAATTTCTCAAACTTGTTATCGCTATCACCAGAACAATTACCTATGTCCACAACTTTTTCAATGATATCAATACCAGGAATAGATAACACACATTCCTTGTTTTTCACGAGCGCCTTATAACTGTAGTCCCATGGACCAACAATTGCTCCGATCAAAGGAGGGTCGTGCTGTATCATCATTTGAAATCCCATAGTCATAACATTGGGTACACCCTTGTTTTGCGTACTTACGAGTAAAACAGATCCTGGCTCTATCTGACGGTAGATCTTATCAACGGGGTAGGTTTCCATAACTAATTTATTGAACATTGATACCTATTTGGCAGCCAAAATCTTACTTTGATCAATTTATGAAACCCTGATTACTATTTTCCCGAACGCACCACGATCAAGGTGTTCATAAGCTTTAACTGCATCCTCAAAGTTATATATAGTGTCTATCACGGGTTTAATGTGATGCTGTGCAAAGGCTTTATTCATTTCTTCAAACGCCGCTCTGTGCCCAACAGCAATACCTTGAATATTGGTTTGTCGGAATATCACAGGCATCAGATCAAGGTTGGTCTTCTGTCCGGTCAGGAAACCGATAAGTGAGATATGGCCGCCAACTCTTGTGGCCAGAACAGAATGATTGAGACCTTCACCGCCTACAACTTCGAGTAAATGGTCAGCCCCCTGTCCATTGGTCAGTTTGGTAACCTCAGCCGCCCAATCTGCTGTTTTTACATAATTGATAATTTCCTGTGCTCCAAGTTCACGTGCTTTAATTCCTTTTTGATCACTGCTGGTAGTCACAATTACCTTTGCGCCCAAAGCATTGGCTATTTGTATCCCGAAAATTGATACGCCTCCAGTACCTTGTATCAGTACTGTTTCTCCGGCCTTCAGATTACCATATGTTACGAGTGAAAACCATGCAGTCAATGCCGCAATAGGAAGTGTAGACGCCTCCTCATCTGTCAGGTATGATGGAACATTGACCGCAGATTCTTCGTGGATAAGCATATACTGAGCCAATCCACCCGGCAGGGGGGCACCAAAGCAGAAATCGGGTTCATTAGGTGCGGGTTGTCCGTCAATCCACTTTGAATATAAGTGAGAGGTGACTCTATCTCCAACCTTGAAACGGGTTACATTTGCCCCAATTTCTACCACGGTTCCTGCTGCATCTGATACAGGGATTAGTGGTTTAGGAATCATTTCCGGTTCATAAATGCCATCTACGATTGCCTTATCTCTAAAATTAAGAGAAACCGCGCCTACTTTAATTAAGATATCATTAGGTCCCGGTGTTGGAACTGCTACCTCATCAAGTGTCAGGTTCTCTAAACCGAAAGCATGTAATTGCCACGCTTTCATCGCTATTGATTTTTCTAACATAGTATTAAAATTTTAAAATGTATATCGACCGTATGTCTCTACATACAGTTACTTTTCTTGTTACTGGAGCAAAGCATCGTTTTTGTACCTTGATGTCTACAAATGGCTATTACGATAATGTTTGGGTGTGGAAGTCTCCGCCTTTTTGAAAAAATTAATAAAGTGAGGTAGTTCTTCAAATCCCAGACACCAGGAAATTTCAGAAATATTCCAGTCGGTATGTTGAAGTAAACTTCTGGCTTCCTGCATTATTCTTTCAGAAATAAATTGCGATGTAGTCTTTCCTGTCACTTTTTTTAATGAGCGGTTCAAATGGTTGACGTGTACAGAAAGATTGTCGGCAAACTCAATGGGATGCCTTAACTTAATCTGTTGCCTTGGTGATTCTATTGGAAACTGACGTTCCAATAACTCTGTGAATAATGAAGTTATTCGCAAAGACGCATTTGAATCGTCAACAGGATTACTTTTGATAGGGGTTAATTTTAGCGCAAGATGAATAAGCTCAAAAACCAATGCACGTATGGCGTCATATTTGTAAAAATAATCTGATTCAATCTCTGCAATCATCTTTTTGAAGATAATACCGATCTGCTCTTCTTGTTCTTCATTTAGTTCAAACAAAGGAATGTTTCCGGGCTTAAATACAGGATAATCGTTGATATTGCCGAAATGATTGAAAAAACCTTCTGTAAATACACAGAAATATCCCGTTTGCTCCTCATCCAGCAGTTCCCAGGAATACGGGATGTTGGGATTTGAAAATAGAAGCGCACTATCCTTAAATTCTAAGCCTTTATCTGCATAAGAAAATTTTGTACGCCCCTTCAACAAGCTAATCTTATAAAATCCTTTTCTGTTGTAAGGCTGACAATTGATCTTATTAGTTGGCGTGCTGTATATAGGGAAAACATTAAACTGACCGATCTCTCTTTGCAGGTGGTCGGGCATCCAGATTAATTTATCATCAAAAAACTGCTGTGCTTGTGTTACTCTTTCCATAAATCTTATCTTTTAAGTTACCAGGGGTTAGTAGCCCATACAGATGCATCAGGAATAAATCCTATGTCACTCATGCTTAACATATTCACAATTAAATGCGCAATCTCTTTCGGTTTGAGCTTATTGGCTTCATTTGTTATTTCCCGGCCTTCTTTAATTAGAAAATCAGTGATTACCTCACTTGGATTAATCTGCATGACCCTTACATTGTATGGTCTTAACTCAGCTCGCCAGCATTCTGTTAGGCCGGATACCGCAAATTTGCTTGCTACATAAGAAGACCCATTTGCATATCCGCGAAGTGAAGCTGTAGAGCCAATATTGATTATGTTTCCATACCGTTTCTCCATAAAATGCTTTGCAGCTTCTCTTCCAGACAGAAAAAGCCCTCGAACATTTACTTCCCAAACTTTCTGAAAATCTTCTACTGTAGTTTCTACGAGCGAAGCAAATTTTCCTATTCCCGCATTGTTGATTAATACATTTACCGTTCCCATCGTCTCTTTGGCATAATCAAATAAGGCTACTACCTCTTCCTCTATCATTACGTTAGCTTTGAGACCATACACGCCAAGCTCTTTAGACGCTTTATCTACTTTAAACTCGTTTGTGCCACAAATCACTACTTCAGCTCCCAGCTCGTTTAAAACCTTTGCGGCTTCATATCCAATACCGCTTGTTCCACCTGTAACAACAGCCTTAACATTGTTTAATTCCATAACAACTTGTTTTTTACAAAATTACGGACATCGATATCGAGAGTGTTGCGAAAATCAAATGCTTTGATGCAAAAATCAAACACTAGGGATAGATGCTCATTTATCTCATATCTCGAAACAGATGCAACTATCACTTCATCAAAATGAGTTCATGTTTTATTTTTGCAGTTTTTGAATTGATTAATGCATCTTGTCGTAGAATAAAACAAGGTAGCTTCGCTAGATGATCAATAGTTATCTTCTATGAGAACACGAATAACTATAGCGATTTGAGATCGTATTCGATATCTTATTTCTAGTAAGCCTTGAAAAATTCACTAAAAAAAATATTAGCCGATACTGAAAATAAATTACTGGCAATTCACACACAGAATGAGAATGCAGTTAATGTATCTGTTTTATCAATTGAAATAATTACTCAGTCTCTGATTGAACTCAAGCAATTCGTAATTAATCATGGATTCCGTTCAGAAATAGAAGAGATCAACTTCTTTAAAAATGTAAAACCGTCTTTAGTATCCAAGTTTATATATTATAACACAATTCTCCATTTTGAAGCAAAAAAGGATAAGCTCACAAATAAATGTTTCAAAAAAAGTCTTCAAAAGGAATTAAAAAGGATTAAACATTTTTCTATCGATAATTGGGAATTTTATAAATATTACAAAATGAATGATACATTTTATGATAAAGAATATTTCCTTCGGGAAAGCCATAAAGCTGACTTTATCTTTTTTGACCATTTTTTTGAAATTGATCAATCATTTTCAACAACTCATGACTACAAAATTTCGAGAATAATTGCAAATGACTTAATTCAGGTCTATTTGACAGATCAAATACTACGTCTAAAACAATCATCACTGAAAGACAGTGTAGTGGAACAACTAAATTTAGATTGGACAGAAAGCAAAGCGGCATTAATTGAGTTAATTTATGCGTTACATTCTCGATCCGTTTTCAATAATGGAAACATTGAGATTAAATGGATAGCCAAATCATTTGAAAAGATGCTAAATATAGAACTCGGAGATTTGTATCATACATATTTAGAGATAAGGAATAGGAAAATTAATCAAACCAAATTTCTTGACACATTGAAATATAGTTTGATCAAAAAAATGGAAGAGCAGGATGAAAAATGATATAACCCAAATAACCTTGACGTATTTTTTTTATATTTGCTCTTGATTTACAAGGCAATCTAGTAAAAATGAATGCAGTAAGCACCATTACCAAATCGTTACCTGTACCGATTGTCGCCCTCATAAACTACTCTATATAAGTTGTTTTAGCTTTTTCTAACGTTTTTTCATAAAAAACGTCTTGCAGCATCTGCTTATCCAGGCTCAGATCCGCAACCAACTTTTTTAATTGAGCATTCTCCTCTTTAAGCTGCCGGAGACGCCGCAGTTCAGCTACCCCTAAGCCACCACATTTCTTCCAGTTGTAGAAAGTGGCTCCCATTTTGCGGCACACTTCCTCGACGCGTGTACCGGTCTCGGCCTGCTTGATGGCAAAGGCGATCTGCGCTTCGGTAAACTTTGATTTTTTTCATGGATATTCCTCCCGTTTAAAATTAGTAATTCATAAACGAATTCTCAATTTTTAACTGCTCCAGTTTTAAGGGGAGAGGTCAGTATTGTAAATACCTCTTAGCGAGTGTTGTATGGATAATGGTAGAGGTGTTTTACCTAGATGTTTATTGGAATTGCCTTTTGTTTATATCCCGTTTTTGAAGTAAAAATTCATAGACTAATCCCAAGTTTTAATCATGTGAGGTGCTGGATTGTTGGGAAGATTTGAAAGGGAAATGAGTAGGATTTTAAGGGTGGAGGTGAATATTTTTTAATAGAGGAAGTTTTTTTTAACAGCAGTTTGGCCTTAAAAAAAATCCCCCAATTAGCTTTGGGGGATCTGTATTTACCATCTAGTTATTACTTCCAGGTAGGAGGGGTTTGCCCAAGTAGATGCCTAACAAAAAAGTCCCGGCGCTTCTGCTCCCCATATTTACCTCCCGCCGTGTGTCCCTGCCCGGGCAGAAGTACAAAGTCGTGATCTTTGTTGGCCTTGATCAGGGCGTCAACCAACTGGTAGGTGGATGCTGGATCAACGTTGTCGTCTACTTCTCCTACCATCAGGAGCAGTTTGCCTTCCAACTTATGCGCGTTCACCACATTAGAACACTCTTCGTAATGCGGGCCAATAGGATAGCCCATCCACTGCTCGTTCCACCAGATCTTGTCCATACGGTTATCGTGGCAACCGCAAGAGGATACCGCTACCTTATAGAATTCTGGATGGAAGATCAAGGCTCCGGCTGCGTTTTGGCCTCCTGCTGAGGTACCATATATGCCTACCCTGGAAATGTCCATGGCCGGGTATTTCTTCGCTGCCGCCTTTATCCAGGCTATACGATCCGGGAAACCCGCATCTTTCAAGTTCTTCCAAGCTACATCATGAAAGGCCTTGGATCTGTTTGAAGTTCCCATGCCGTCTATTTGGACCACTATAAAACCCAGTTCCGCTAATTCCCCCATCCATGAGGGATTTGAACTGAAGCTCTTCGGTACAAAGGAACTATGAGGGCCGGCATAAATGTTTTCTATTATAGGGTATTTTTTTTTCGGATCGTAATGCGTAGGGAAGGTGATAATGCCCCAGATATCGGTTTTCCCATCTCTTCCTTTTGCTGTAAACACTTCTGATGGTCTCCATCCTGCTTTTTTCAATTCTGAAATGTCTGCTTTCTCTAGCTCCATGATGACCTTACCTGTGGCAGTTTCGCGCAAAACCGTGATCTGAGGAAGATCTATTCTCGAGTAAGTATCTACAAGCAGGCTGTGATCCTTATTAAAAAAGGCTTTGTGGTTAGCAGATTCAGGAGTAAGATCTACTAGTCCAGAGCCATCAAGATTTACCTTATAATAGTGGATAAGATAAGGGTCTGTATCTTTGCCACTGCCTTCGAAGATGATATACCTTTCCTTTTCATTGACATGCACTACACGTCGTACCACCCATTCACCTTTGGTGATCTGGTTT harbors:
- a CDS encoding SDR family NAD(P)-dependent oxidoreductase, coding for MNTENIAEKFTAKTVEGKTVIVTGAANGIGRAEAELLALSGANVVFTDLDDSKGQEAIKPFGKKAVYFHHDVTKPSDWKNVLEQTIKLFGRIDGLVNNAGIYLPGSIEEVTEETLERQISVNQKGTFWGIQYAAEAMKKTGGSIVNTSSICGIRGLAGCIIYNSTKWAIRGITKTAASELGQYKIRVNAVLPGFVETNIISVNAPQMNEQAARDAVLGRLGQPEDIAYLVRYLVSDESSFVTGSDFLIDGGWTL
- a CDS encoding aldo/keto reductase yields the protein MEYKALGNTGLLVSQLCLGTMTMGSGSGVYSHIGDVGQADANNLIKAALEAGINFFDTADVYSSGESEKTLGQAFKDLGILRKDVVLATKFYSRIGPGRNDVGASRKHIMDAIESSLKNLQTDYIDLYQIHANDVLTPTDEILRTLDDLVTQGKVRYIGCSNWQAWKLAQSLGTSALKNTVRFESLQAYYSIAGRDLEREIVPLLENEKLGLLVWSPLAGGLLSGKFSRENQKPEGSRRTTFDFPIVDKERTWNILDVIFPIAEKYNCSAARVALAWLLSKPVVTSVIVGAKREEQLQDNIAATKLKLTDEEIKQLDAVSELPAEYPGWMLATQGADRLGEVDLWSDRS
- a CDS encoding SDR family oxidoreductase, producing MELNNVKAVVTGGTSGIGYEAAKVLNELGAEVVICGTNEFKVDKASKELGVYGLKANVMIEEEVVALFDYAKETMGTVNVLINNAGIGKFASLVETTVEDFQKVWEVNVRGLFLSGREAAKHFMEKRYGNIINIGSTASLRGYANGSSYVASKFAVSGLTECWRAELRPYNVRVMQINPSEVITDFLIKEGREITNEANKLKPKEIAHLIVNMLSMSDIGFIPDASVWATNPW
- a CDS encoding NADH-dependent flavin oxidoreductase — its product is MKQYKKLLEPFQLTKGIQIKNRITMAPMTTWAGNDDFTIADEEVEWYKARVKGVGLVITGCTHVTPEGIGFTHEFAGYDDSFIPSLKKLADVAKSGGAPAILQVFHAGNKAVTDLIPSRDVVSASAIKSEVTPFTPADLLTPRALKENEIWDIIKAFGATARRAIAAGFDGIEIHGAHGFLNQNFLSPMFNQRTDQWGGSIDNRLRFSTEVVREVRRVIAKYANRPFALGFRISPEELPKEGLRLPDSLALVDRLIQEQVDYLHFSLFQVLTQKPLDSDTSKTITEVLTSYVNKRVPVIAAGQVTTPTEADQALSLGLDLVAIGRSIVVNPKWAQWANEGKEDQITMILDTERAADKKIPEKLMAIVHYAKGWIKTTEEVTA
- a CDS encoding helix-turn-helix domain-containing protein; protein product: MERVTQAQQFFDDKLIWMPDHLQREIGQFNVFPIYSTPTNKINCQPYNRKGFYKISLLKGRTKFSYADKGLEFKDSALLFSNPNIPYSWELLDEEQTGYFCVFTEGFFNHFGNINDYPVFKPGNIPLFELNEEQEEQIGIIFKKMIAEIESDYFYKYDAIRALVFELIHLALKLTPIKSNPVDDSNASLRITSLFTELLERQFPIESPRQQIKLRHPIEFADNLSVHVNHLNRSLKKVTGKTTSQFISERIMQEARSLLQHTDWNISEISWCLGFEELPHFINFFKKAETSTPKHYRNSHL
- a CDS encoding zinc-dependent alcohol dehydrogenase family protein, translating into MLEKSIAMKAWQLHAFGLENLTLDEVAVPTPGPNDILIKVGAVSLNFRDKAIVDGIYEPEMIPKPLIPVSDAAGTVVEIGANVTRFKVGDRVTSHLYSKWIDGQPAPNEPDFCFGAPLPGGLAQYMLIHEESAVNVPSYLTDEEASTLPIAALTAWFSLVTYGNLKAGETVLIQGTGGVSIFGIQIANALGAKVIVTTSSDQKGIKARELGAQEIINYVKTADWAAEVTKLTNGQGADHLLEVVGGEGLNHSVLATRVGGHISLIGFLTGQKTNLDLMPVIFRQTNIQGIAVGHRAAFEEMNKAFAQHHIKPVIDTIYNFEDAVKAYEHLDRGAFGKIVIRVS
- a CDS encoding flavin reductase family protein produces the protein METYPVDKIYRQIEPGSVLLVSTQNKGVPNVMTMGFQMMIQHDPPLIGAIVGPWDYSYKALVKNKECVLSIPGIDIIEKVVDIGNCSGDSDNKFEKFNLTVTPASIVQAPMIEDCLFNIECKVVNTELVDRYNLFVLEAVAAWKNADKDKIKPFHHHGNGIFSVEGKTINLQDRMTKWKIFQD
- a CDS encoding S9 family peptidase; the protein is MKRLFVIMLALSYWTVQGQTMAHYYQKAAEYPNLIKDKVFYSPQNITWNEDLFWYVQQTPNGKEYLRVDTKQKSKRTLFDHQFLAHMLSKATGQKVKADSLPLSNLQIIKNPDFISFEAFGKKWEYTNDTGHLTDKGQIPSRGPQSYWNNRYDDSQGAPVYSPDSQYVALIRNNNVYVHPNGQPQQLQQLSFDGAPGEYYSAFLVWSPDAKKLAATKVRKVENRTLYFIESSPATQLQPILHTRNYPKPGDALPQHQPVLFNIETGKSYSVPYDLVLNQYSLSRPKWTKDSKAFTFEYNQRGHQKYQVFELHAETGLTRALITEESPTFIDYSGKKYRYDLENEIIWASERDGWNHLYLYDRASGQVKNQITKGEWVVRRVVHVNEKERYIIFEGSGKDTDPYLIHYYKVNLDGSGLVDLTPESANHKAFFNKDHSLLVDTYSRIDLPQITVLRETATGKVIMELEKADISELKKAGWRPSEVFTAKGRDGKTDIWGIITFPTHYDPKKKYPIIENIYAGPHSSFVPKSFSSNPSWMGELAELGFIVVQIDGMGTSNRSKAFHDVAWKNLKDAGFPDRIAWIKAAAKKYPAMDISRVGIYGTSAGGQNAAGALIFHPEFYKVAVSSCGCHDNRMDKIWWNEQWMGYPIGPHYEECSNVVNAHKLEGKLLLMVGEVDDNVDPASTYQLVDALIKANKDHDFVLLPGQGHTAGGKYGEQKRRDFFVRHLLGQTPPTWK
- a CDS encoding RteC domain-containing protein — its product is MKNSLKKILADTENKLLAIHTQNENAVNVSVLSIEIITQSLIELKQFVINHGFRSEIEEINFFKNVKPSLVSKFIYYNTILHFEAKKDKLTNKCFKKSLQKELKRIKHFSIDNWEFYKYYKMNDTFYDKEYFLRESHKADFIFFDHFFEIDQSFSTTHDYKISRIIANDLIQVYLTDQILRLKQSSLKDSVVEQLNLDWTESKAALIELIYALHSRSVFNNGNIEIKWIAKSFEKMLNIELGDLYHTYLEIRNRKINQTKFLDTLKYSLIKKMEEQDEK